The Euphorbia lathyris chromosome 8, ddEupLath1.1, whole genome shotgun sequence genome has a window encoding:
- the LOC136203848 gene encoding GDSL esterase/lipase At1g29670-like, which produces MSQQLRHCWFAYVVLVLNMQDLIVYGKTKRQLQNQHEQVPCYFIFGDSFSANGNDNGLDTFKSNYLPYGIDFLDGPTGRFSNGKIMVDIIVEKIGMKDYIRPYRTVGTNRQMLKGVNYASSGAILQLEIAGSKVNSISLGQQLKYHKKIVRRISKILGSKNMTKQYLQRCLYSVEIGSNDVFNNYIPNNDGSDPTPRQSPDRFAQYLVDHFFFTHLLNLHNSGAKKVVVFGLPSLGCSPAAIRMYGNGSNQDGHKCISVINKDIQLYNSKLQTMVFNLNNYTKNAQFTYIETSQAYQGFKNIGKTCCETDLDGMCYSMGKSCNNRKDYFYWDRYRPTEAANIILANIAYNASVPSHAYPFNIHHLISNTTSHRS; this is translated from the exons ATGTCTCAGCAATTAAGACATTGCTGGTTTGCATATGTTGTATTAGTTCTCAACATGCAAGATTTAATTGTCTATGGAAAAACAAAACGACAACTACAAAATCAACATGAACAAGTTCCTTGTTATTTCATTTTTGGAGATTCATTTTCTGCTAATGGAAATGATAATGGTCTTGATACTTTTAAATCCAATTACTTGCCATATGGAATTGATTTTCTTGATGGCCCTACAGGAAGATTCAGTAATGGAAAAATCATGGTTGATATAAtag TTGAAAAAATTGGGATGAAGGATTACATTCGCCCTTATAGAACAGTTGGAACTAACCGACAAATGCTAAAAGGCGTGAACTATGCATCTTCTGGTGCAATACTGCAGTTGGAAATTGCAGGAAGCAAG GTAAATTCCATAAGTTTAGGCCAACAACTAAAATACCATAAGAAAATAGTTCGCCGTATAAGCAAGATTCTTGGAAGTAAAAACATGACTAAACAATACCTACAAAGATGTTTATACTCAGTTGAAATTGGCAGTAATGATGTCTTCAACAATTATATTCCTAACAATGATGGCTCAGACCCAACTCCAAGACAATCACCTGATCGATTTGCGCAGTACCTTGTTGATCATTTCTTTTTCACTCACTTACTT AATTTGCACAATTCTGGAGCAAAGAAAGTTGTGGTGTTTGGACTTCCTTCTTTAGGTTGCAGTCCTGCTGCTATTAGAATGTATGGAAATGGAAGTAATCAAGATGGGCATAAGTGTATATCTGTAATTAACAAAGATATTCAACTATATAACAGCAAGCTCCAAACCATGGTTTTTAATCTTAACAATTACACAAAAAATGCACAATTCACCTATATCGAAACTTCTCAAGCTTATCAAG GTTTCAAGAACATTGGAAAAACATGTTGTGAAACAGACTTGGATGGGATGTGTTATAGTATGGGAAAGAGTTGCAATAATAGAAAGGATTACTTTTACTGGGATCGGTATCGTCCGACTGAGGCTGCTAATATAATTTTGGCCAATATTGCATACAATGCTTCTGTTCCATCTCATGCTTATCCTTTTAATATCCACCACCTGATTTCTAACACAACTTCCCATAGAAGTTGA